The Chlorocebus sabaeus isolate Y175 chromosome 18, mChlSab1.0.hap1, whole genome shotgun sequence sequence CCCTCACTCCAGGCCCACAAACACTTGGGTTGAGAGTCATGAAGatagaggggaaggaagggggtgAAAACCACTAGAGGGTTTTCTAGAGAGTAGAGGCCAGCGAGGCCAGGGCTTCCTGTTCCGCTAATGTGAACCCACTCCGTCCAACACCAGAGTCTCTGCTCTCAACCACTAAACTCTTTTAGATGGATATAATTAGAATACCAAGTGTTAACTTCTGAGATAGAGGAAACAAAGTTCTTTGTGCTCACTTATGGAAGTACTCGGCACAGCATTGGCTGGTCAGTGGTGAGTTTCTGAAGGAGGTGCCTACTCAAGTGAGATTTGAAGTACAGTTTTAACTAGACAGGTGAGAAGGAAGAGTGGAGAGAAGAGATGCATTCTCTGCTCCAGATTCAAGAGAGAACACTTTTCTAGGAACCAGGAAAGGTCAAAGATCAAGGTAGGGAGAGAGAAGGATTAAGCAGGGATTGGATCATGGACCCCTTGGAAATCACACAAACGAGTTCAGATTTTATCCTAAAAGCAATGGTAAGCCAATGAAATAGTTTAAGCTACACAAAAACACCAATAAGTTTGCATTGTACAGAGATTACTCTGGCTatgttttaaggaattggctgAGAGAAGTACAACTGTGGGCAAGAAAAATAAGGTTATTTCAGCAGTATAGAGGAGAGATGATGGAGACCTAAACTATGTTAGGAACAGTGAGGCTGGAGAGGTGAGTCACTGTCAGAGATACATAAGAGATGAAAAAACAGGATTTAATGAAATGCACATtagatttgaaaaagaaagaaaatgaagttgtaaacttttaaatttattcaacaagtatttaatgAGCATCTACTACATGCTCTCCAAGCTTCTAgggcctaaaaataaaaatggtgaagAAGTTAGGCAAAATTCCTGTCATTACGTAGTTTATGGCCTGGTGGAAGATGGGCTTGGTGAGAAGCAGATACTAACTACATAAACAAATCAGTGAATTAGATTATTTCAGAAGGTAGCCAGGGCTAGCAATAAAATGAGCAGTACAGTGACATAATAAATAGCAGGAAAGGATTGCAAAGCCTCCTTAGATTGGTAGGTCAGGCATATGTTTCTGAAAACAGGACATTTGAGTCAAGATTTGAATGGTGTGAAAGAGTCATGCAAGTCTCTAGAAAAGAGTGTTCGAGGATCAATAAAACCTTATGCCAAGTCCCTGAGATCAGAAAAAGCATAAACTATTCAAGAGTGAGAACAAAGGTAAATGAGAAGAGTAAACAAGTGGGAAGGGAGAGTGAGTAGGCAGAAGCCAGAGCCATACGATTTTTAGGTCCTAGTAATGCATGTGCGTTGTAATCTAATTTTAACGAGCAGCAATGTGAGGATTTTAAGCAAGGAAATGATATaagttgacattttcttttcaaaaaatctctTTAGCCTCTGTGTGCATTTCACTGGGGGAATGGGGAATAAGAGTAGAATCAGGACGTCAAATCAAGGGATCACTACAGTAATCCAGGTAAAAACAAATGACTTTGCGTAGAAGCAGGAGACATGATGAGAAGTGGTTTGGTTTAGAATTCAGGGGACACAACGCTGATAGGATGGGCTGATAGAATGGGTGTGAGAAGTAAGAACAAAAGGTATCAAGCTGGACTCCTCTGTTTTGAGCCAGAGACATGGGAAGATGGTACCATTAACCAAGATGGGAAGGAGTAATGTCGGAGTAGTATTAAAGAATACCAAAACAGTAAGTATGATTTTGCCTACCAAGTAGAGGTATTAAGCAGGGAGTTACGTATGAAAGAGTTCCAGGCTGGAGGTAGGGGTTTTGGAGCTATCAGCACTTAGATATTATTTAGAACCATAGGGACAAGAGGGAATTGCCCAGGGAATTACTGTCTCTAAAGTAAAAAGAAGACTGGGTATGGGTCTGTGGATGCTGTATGCTGAGCTGGGCAAGTGGGTGGATGATAATGTTAACTCTACCACAGGAAACacatgaacagaaagaaaagcGGGATTGGGAACAAAGTGGGGAGCTCAATTGGAGCCATGTCGTATTTGGAATTCTGGTCCTAGGCACAGCTGCATTTCAGCAAAGACATTTGCACTAAAGATAATTCAGATCCGTGAGCGTGTACATGGTAGTTGCACAAAAGCCTGTGTGTGCGGTCTGAGAAGGCGGTCAGGCCATCAGCCTGCACGTATTTACAGGCAGGCTGCAATGAGGACCAATCACTTGAAGGAGAGGGACGTGGACTAGGGaccaagaaagaatgagaaactgTTGCTAGTTCTATGAGGAGGAAATCAGACTATGCTGTCCTAATTAATGAGACACGATAACATCTTAAAAAGGAACACAGTACAGTGGAATGGAGATTAGACTGTGGAAAAGAATAAGTAACCAAATTTGGTGACTTCTGCAATGTGTAGCTGTGGAGAGGACACTCTGTGTAGTGTGTGGAGGAGATTATGTAAGAGTGACTTTGAAGATATGGAGACATAAGAGACTTTTGCAATATCCAGGAACGAGTCCACGTGACTCAAGCTAAAACCATGGTAACAGTGTGGAGATGGGAAATGCGTCCAAGAAACACTCAGGAAGTAAAAGCAGCGGGTCCTATTCATTGCCTGGATGTGGGACAGTGAGAGATTAGCAGTCTAGAAAGATAAGTTGTTATTTTCTTGACATGGGGAACTGGGTAAATGTCAGCACCACTGATTAGGAACACAGAGGCTGTGAGAAGAGCAGGAGGCAAGTAAAGATCCCAGAATAGGGACAAGGAAATATTGACTGCAGCTGTGGACGTGTGAGTCTGAGGTTTGCTTATTCAAATATATCAACCTGGTAGCAAGATGGACATGCAGATATATAGCATAGCAGAGAGTCAGGGTCAGAGACATAATATAGAGAATCATCTGCATATACTGAGTAATTAAACCATGAGGATAGTGGAAATGCTTAGAGAGGCTCCTTTTACAGCAGAGAAAGGTTTCCaaaatctttttataaaatataatgaatgaattaaatttttGTACTCAAATAAGTCAGCCTTCTTGTTtcctgtgggttttgtttttttttttttaaagacatttattcagcGTCACGATCAGACTATTACATTTAGCAATCAACAGcatgggtgcaaaaaaaaaaaaaaaatctacattaaaaccctttgttggaatgctttacactttccacagaacagaaactaaaataacctgttatacaATTAGTCACAAATACAGTCCTCGAGTTTTTTGCCCATACACATGAGTATTTGCCTAAAACATGTCTTCTTTGTAGCAGCTAGGCCCtgccaccactgtgcttggctgagttcacaaatctgttgtaacctgtagcttccctgtcacttctctggctctcctctcctgctaagctttgtttcctaattaaaatcttctgccactgccatagctactgctgctgctggaacCGCCATAGCCACCTTGGTTTCGTGGTTTTGCAAAGTATTGGCCTCCACCGCCATAGGGGCCAGAGCTTCTGCCTCCAAAATTTCCTCCCTTCATGGGTCCAAAATTTGAAGACTGATTGTTGTAATTGCCAAAATCATTGTAGCTTCCACCacctccaaaattgcttccatcattaccaaatccattatagccatccccactgccaccataTCCACCACCACCACGGCTGCCACCAAAGCCACCACGACCACTGAAGTTTCCTCCATGACCGAAGTTGTCATTCCCACCGAAACCACCTCCACGACCACTACCAAAGTTTCCAGAACCACTTCGACCTCTTTGGCTGGATGAAGCACTAGCCATCTCTTGCTTTGACAGGGCTTTCCTAACTTCACAGTTGTGGCCATTCACAGTATGGTATTTCTGAATGACAATCTTATCCACGGAGTCATGGTCGTCAAAGGTTACAAAGGCAAAGCCCCTTTTCTTGCCACTGCCTTGGTCAGTCATGATTTCAATCACTTCAGTTTTCTCCTGTGGGTTTATAAGAGGCTTGGAAGTCATCACTCTATCCCAACAAGTAAAATGCTTAacgaacaaaaaaattaacaacctTCTTAGATTTGTCAGAAAAGTGAGGTCACAAGGCAAGCCACAGGTCCCAAAATTTGAGACTGACAAGCAGATATAGAGAATCATAGCTTACCAGAGCAGAAACCCATACACGAAACCACCGTGGACACCAAACCCAAATTGTAACTGACAAATTGCTGGAGACGTGGTGTGGACAAGTCTGAGAGTCAAAAACTCCAGGGGAGCCCAAATATAGAAGCGGCGGAGTTGGGGGGCAGTGGGGGTGGTTTGCAGTTTTGTAAATTTTACCTGTGGGAGCTCCTCTAGGTTCTTACAATGAAAATCCAAGAAAATCCTACTCATGCTTCtggcagggagaggggaaagagaatcatttaaaaatattccagagGATTCTGTTCTTCTTAACAAGGCCTGCCCGCAAGAAAAACTATTTCACCCAACCTTAAACTATGGAAGTTTTAACCAGACCCTAACTGACCTGGGAGGTAGGCAGTACCCAACTCTACCTCCCGCTGctggaaaaggggaaaaaacaatTCCAGCCCACCCACGCCAACCTGTCCCACCTAAGGTGGTGGGAGTGGAGGGGGACTGAGAAGCACTTGTGAAGTTCACAGCCCAGGGTACAAGTGGAGAAGTAATTATAAGACTATAGAAAGTACCATCCCCAACACTCACCCACATGCTCCTTCCCACCACATCGTGAAAAGCTTATGTGGTTCTTTTACCCCATCCATCATGTTGGTTttcaacacaacaacaaaaaatcacaagGTATACTAAAAggcaaaccaaccaaccaacaagcAAAGcctgaagctggaaaccatcattctcagcaaactcacccaggaacagaaaaccaaacactgcgtgttctcactcataagtgggagatgaacaatgagaacacacggacacagggaggggaacattacacaccagggcccTTCGAAGGGTGGGGGGctaagggagggagagcattaggagaaatacctaacgtagatgactggttgatgggtgcagcaaaccaccatagcatgtgtatacctatgtaacaaacctgcatgttctgcacatgtatcccagaatttaaagtataataataataataataataataaaccatcCGAAAGAGACAGTGCAAGCATCAGGACTAGAATCCCATAAGGCAGGGATGTTGGAATTATGAGATtgtgaatttaaaacaattaggATTAATATGCTAGAGATTCTAATGcaaaagtagacaacatgcaGGAACAGATGGGGACTATAAACAGAGAGAtagaaattccaaaaaaaaaaaaaaaaatcaagaaggaatGCTAGAACACAAAAACGCTGTCAGAGACAGACGGAAAAGCCTCTTCTTCAAAACCTTTCAGGATTAATTGAGTTGTATCAGTTGGGGTGGTAGATGAAGGGATCCACAGCAGGCCTGTTAAACAAAGTCTAGTCCTGACTAGGACAGAAAGCTCCGCGCTGGAGCTCCTCCAGTCCCTGCACCACCTGCTGTGTGCCTTCATTAGGCTCTGCTACCTGGAAAACTGATGGGAGGGAGGCATTGAGTACAAGAGCTCTGCTCGATGAAGCATTTCATAACTGCTGCTTGCACACTGTCCAGGCATATTACACCATCAATTGTGCGAGCTCCCACTTATTGCCACTAATTGCTGCAGAGAAAACGATGCTGACCACGGCAGAGCAGCTACTAAACCAAGGAAGGTAAGGCCAGGAGCACTTAATGGCTTATTGGGACCGTCGGGAAATTCTGTGAAGAGAATCAATTTCCCTGTAAGTATCAGCCTGCTAACAGCAAAAGGCACTCAGGTTTTTAATAGTAAATAAAGGCCTCCTGAGGACGAATCGTTAATTCCTCACTGAAACTTGCCCTTTACAGTAAGTTATTTATCATAAGCCACTGCTCATCCTCACGCACACACTTCTTGGCTCACAAATGAATTTCCAAAGCTGGACACCCTATAAGGAATGTCAGTGATTTAAAGATATTCTTCATTCCTTGCTTGTTGGTAGTAAATGCCCTTATGAGAGTGTCCACAAAACACCCAAGGCAAGACTttgttctcttttgttgttgttttttattgttattctctTTTAAGTGGACATTTTTGAATGAGTTTTATCACAGAAGGGATTCCTGAAAATAGAAATGAACTTTGTGATCAGTGACATTGCTCTGTTTGACTGGAATTtctgggaaagagaaaagggtTTTAAGGCATCAAGTTTTATGTTACTTGTTAGCGCAACATTTCCATTCATCTAATGGCCCTTGATATTTTTCAGTGAGGCACTCTTCTGAGAATCTGCGGAAAGCCCCAGAATCTCTCCTGAGAAAATGCGCAGAGGCACACGCACACATGCTTGCGTGAAAAATCACCCTGGTTACCATCGATGGTTTCTCTAGAAGTTCAATGACTTCAGATAAAGGCTCCCAGCTATGAGGAGTGAATTGGGTGCTCGCTTTTTCACAAGTGGTGTCTTTAGTAGATGGCTCTTTCCATCCCATGGTGAGAAATTCATTCCTGCCACTCCCCAAGAGATTATGGAAACATTTTACAAGGCACTCAACTCACGGATTCCTTCCACCGATGGCCATGAAGGGGAGTATGGTTGATATATTTTCTTACCCGATGTATCTTTCTACACTATGTTCCTTTAACTTCTCAGAATGTTCCTGCCCCTTCAGTTCAATGGACATCTGAAACCCACCTGGGAGCTGGTCCAGGAAATGATGGACTCTGATTTCCACACCCCCTTCCTGTGAACTTGTCTCCAATTTAGTCTCTCAAGATCCCTTTCTTGTGAGTTAGTTTTTCCCTAGTGCTACTTCTCAGATTGGCCAGTGACTCACAGAATGGCACAAGTATAAATCCAGGCTGCCTTTTGTCCAACTCAGATTCCAGGACCACTGAAACCAGCTGAGGCATCCTGAAAGCCTAAGATTGGCCACACCAGAGGAACCAGACTGCCCTTCACAAGGTACTTGTAAAAAGACCCTCTCCCTACTTAcaactttgaagaaaaagaaagtaaaacacaTTGACCAACAGCTGCCTTGTGGCCACTGTATGTAGAAAACCTCAAGTGTGGCTCTAAGAAAAAGAATAGCCAAGAAAGATAAAGATATTTTTCCTTCCAACTTTTTAGAAAGAGCCTAAATCAGGAGATAACCCCCCATCTTGCTTTCCCTCCCCACTTCTTTGGAGACAGCCTAGAGAAAGGGAACCTTGTTCCACTTTGGAGGCCTCATTAGACATCATTAAATTCCCTTATAAGACAGTGAGTTGCAAGTTTGGCTTGCTTAAGGGTATGTGGGGTGAttatataacaagaaaaaaaatgcatttttcataTTAAGAGCAAAGCTTACACATCTGAACATAGTTTTACAGTTAGTCCTAGTGAAAAGACATAAAGATATCTGAGATAAGGAAAGTTTGCATCCCACAGGAAGAAATTTCTTCTGGTCACTATAGGTTCAGATGCTGAGGcatgaaagagacagagagagagacatgagGTTAGACTTtactctcctctcttccctctgaACTGAATCTCAGAAGAGAGACTGCAATAAAGACTTCCAGAAACATTTGAGGATGAGTGGAGATCCTAGATAGGAAGCTTCTTTCTTACTTCCCTGGACACAACCTGGAAGATCCCTTGTCTCCTGGAAGACCTGGAAAACCATGTCTCCTAGGGGCCCCGTGGTCAGCACAGCATCTGAGAACATACATCTGAGATGTGATGTTCCATATGATGTTACCAGATGTCCCAGACAGAATGTGTACTATTGCGAATGGTGTTCACTGGTCACCAAATATAAGGACAAAAGGACTTCACTGTAGAAGGCCCAAACCAGCtgcaccaacctgggcaagatgCAGGCTGAATTCACACAGGAGGCTTGGTCCTTGACCAACATGAGAAAACCAGTTATGAATTATGACAGCTGTAGTCACTTAAGcagccccctcccccaggccccctcTACCTATCAATCCATGTCATCATATTCTGTAGATTTCCCTTTGCATCCGGGTGCAAtgtgggagaaagagggagagcaaCTAAAATACTGAGTAATTAACTCAAGCTGACACATTTTAATTCAAGAGAGACTGAGACATCCTTGGTGGACAAAGCCAGACATTTTCAGCCAGAATAGGGGTGGACAAGATGAAATGAGTTACAAGAAATATAGTTATGTATTTGTATAACAGTTGTACAAATCAGTAAATTTTGAGTCCAATTTACTCGCAATGTTAAAAACAGAAGATAGAGCAGATATAGCATTGTGGAGTTTCTTAGAGAAAGTGTTACATACACGCAAATGTATGTAAATGTCTTCAATACTTTAACTCACATAAACTCATTCAATAAACTTTATCCACCTTTAACATTACTGTAGAATAGTGCCAGTTTGATGGCTAAAATTCTTATGCTGCCACATAAAAATAGCACACCTATTTGCTATAATCTTTATAAGGTATCGAATTTGTTTAAAGATATCTGTGAGTTTTCATTTGCTGAAGGGAATGAATAAGACTGAGATTGTACTACCATAGCAACCACATAATGcttaaatattccaaaattttcaTGTGGCATTGGGGGAGGTGTTCAAAATTACTGGACCTCAAGTAAGTTCTATGATTCTTTTAGACTAAATATATAGCTTTCCATTATGCAATTTGTATGTGTACTTTCTGAAGAAGCAAAGAGTTGGGAAAGTAGTGTGATAAAATaattctgttaaaaaaagaaacattctgaaaaacatacaaattgaCTTGCTAATATGTGAAGCTGAACTAAAAGCATCCCCTTTAGTTTTCAGCAGGAGATCCACTCCTTATTAACAGTGGTTCAatataataaacacacacacacttaaaccTCCCCTCTCAACCTTGGTCCAAGTCTGCTAGAGAAATTCTCAGCATTTTCATTACTCTAGTCCCCAACAGCATGTGTTAAAACATGTCTCTACTTAAATATAGCATTCTACTTTCTAGTGTCTGGAAAGATGTAGGCATCTTAATGCTTTCCAATTCTTCTCCATTAATGAATACTTTAATGGAACCTTAGGAAAGGTCAATTCAATCTTTCTTTGCCCACAGAAGCCCCGCTGGTGGGAGCTGGTCAGGTATTCTGCAATGTATGCTGGTTATATCTGGCTGTCTCACTTGGGGATGACTGTTGGGGCACCAGGTCAATCAAATCTCTCACATCTCTGCTTTTTGGGGTGCCACAACACCCTGGTATTCAACCTGGAAGGAATGCTGGTCACTTAAGCTACATCTTACAACCACATTCACCGGTCATAAGCTTTCATTGcgtatttacacacacacagtctgaCTTGTTTCTTGATATAGTTGTTTCTTGGGATAGTCACACTGTTATCTTTGGACATTCCATTCTCTAAACAAATTAGGTTTCTTTATAATTAATCTGTGCTATGGTGGACATATTTGTCTAATACTACTATTCTAAAAAAGCTTTCTTAATCCAGGCATCAACCATAACTTATTTTGGCCACTAGATAATCTTGAACAAAATTAACTCAGTGCTGACTAAAACTTTGAaattaacctaaaataaaagttaattgtctttcagagtttttttaaatgactaagaTAGCTTGTGGTTTGTTCTTTCCATAAAATACTAGTATTTCACAttgagttttttcttctttttgaaatgaCTAATAAGCACTCCACATTTTTCTAGCAGTTTTGTCTGCAATCTATCTTGTGAGTCcaaaaattaatgattttcaaaaacaAGTGAACCctacaaaaagagaaatgttcTCACTAGGTATTGCTAACCTAACTTTGAGGGCATATCATTATAGAGCCATATGATTATGCCTGtataacaacaaaaacccagagaCTGCATTAATTTTCTTCTGATGCTGTaagttaccacaaacttagtggcttagagCAACACAGTTTTGATAATGCACAGttctggccagatgtggtggctcatgcctgtaatccccgcactttgggaggccaaggcaggcggatcacctgaggtcaggagtttgagaccagcctggccaacatgttgaaaccctgtcttcactaaaaatataaaaaaattatctgggtgtggtggtgggcacgtgtaatcccagctactcaggaggctgaggcaggagaatcacttgaaccttggaggcagagattgcagtgagctgaaatcataccattgcactccagcctgggtgacaagagcaaaactccgtctcaaaaaaaaaaattaatcattaataATGTATAGTTCTGTAAATTACATGTCTGATACAGGTCTCGCTGGGCAAAAAACAAGGTTTCAGTAGCACTGCATTCTCTTGTGGAGATTCCAGGGGAAAGTgcattttcctgctttttccagtttctagaggctgcccatattccttggctcatggcccccttTTTTCACGTTCCATGTCAGTTCTCTCATAGTCTCAATCCCCCTCTAATTATGAACTCTCTCTCTTCCACTGTTAAAAACACTTATGATTACATTGGGTCCACCTGGTTAAGCTGGGCTACTCTTCCTATTTTAAATTCTCCTAATTaacaaccttaattccatcttcTTAATGCCCCATTCTCCTTTGTCATGTAAAGTAGCATATTCACAGGTTACAGAGATTAGGATGTGAACATCTTTAGGGGTCGTTATTCTCCCGACCtcagaaagtaaaacaaataaggCAATTGGCAACAAAACCTAATTCTATAGAGCATAAATAATTTACCAACTCTAGTCAACTTCCTTTATAAGAATCTCTTTatgggacagaaaaaaataaagcaaggtagATATTAATAGAAGGccagtttcttcttttccaatcagCACTGGCCTCAAGAAGCCAAAGACAGCataaaaagaatttgataaaGAGGCAAATCTTCTTTGTATAATTAGCAAGCACTGTATGTAATTCACAAAGAGGAGAAATTTATGGTGTTTCAGGAAACaatattcttactttttaaattcacCTGTATTTGCAAAATTTCTCCAAATTTCTACCATGTTTGAATGAAGAattatctctgtgtgtgtatacacacacatatatacacatacataatatgtatattgatggtaggtgtgtgtatatatatatacacacatatatatggtatatgtatacacaccatCAATACTTTTCAGATACTAGGCCATCTACTACTATATAAGGAAATCAAGGCTGCTAGCTAGATATCAACAGGTATTTAGTGTCATCTTGGTGCTTTATTAATCTTATGTTTACCTCTTACAATCCATCCAGATTTGGCAAGCAAATGGAGGGAatcatatttaaacaaaataaggacaagtatatcatttttaaataaaggactAAATTATATTATAAGCACATAACCCACGGCCAGTTTATTTCTTCAACTCCAATTTTACGGGTTGGTTTCATAATGCTAACGTCACTGTTTACTCTTATAGCTTTAACTCCcattctcttccccttcccctcatGGCACCCACTTTGCTTGGTAGGTTTGATCCTTTAAAATATGCaatgattttatttccattaatgATAATGAATTGTGGTTTCcattctgtttttaacttttaaaattgaacactattttaaagttcatctaTGTTGCAGTATGTTCATATAACCCATTGTTTCTGAGTGATTGGCATTATTGTATAGCATGCATGCATCTcgttttacttattcattctccTAGTTTTCAACACTAAGTTGCTTTCAACTACTCTCTACTACATGGAGAAGGTTCCTGTGATTATATAAAAGGAGTGGAACAGGGCGGAAGTGGTCATGCTGTAAGACGCAGATTTTGTTTCACCAAGTCTTGCGTATCATGCTCCACGAGGGCTGCTCTGAGATGTGCTCCCACCAGCAGGGCAGGGGGTCCCTGCAACACTCTTTTATGCTTATGTTTGGTCTCCGGAGACTCATCAAGCACCAGAGTCCCATTTAGAAGTGGTGGGGATAAGTGCCTCTTTGACTTTGTATCACTTTGCTATTTGCTTGTGCCAAGAGGCTCACAATCCTCTGGTAAATACCATTCCAACAGCATTGGACCCTCATTACTCACTTAACCTGGATCCACCAGGCCAGGCAAGAAGGAGATGCTGGGCCAGCCACTCCACTGCATCCATCTATCCCTCTGCAAGTAAAAGAGAATCTACACTCTTTTTCAACAACAACTTTTTTAAAAGCCTATTCAATTTCATAACATTTTATAACCTAGTCTCCAGACCCAGACAGACAACATTCTCTTCTTCCAGTGATGAAATGAAAGCCCCATGCTGATTAATACATGTATCCACATTGTTGGGGAAAATGTTGAGCCACCCCAACTCGCCACTCAACCAGTGCACATAGACAGTAGCATCTGAGCTGCAGCTCAGCCAGCAAAATGCCATTTCTTATGCTAGCTCCC is a genomic window containing:
- the LOC103244143 gene encoding heterogeneous nuclear ribonucleoprotein A1-like codes for the protein MTSKPLINPQEKTEVIEIMTDQGSGKKRGFAFVTFDDHDSVDKIVIQKYHTVNGHNCEVRKALSKQEMASASSSQRGRSGSGNFGSGRGGGFGGNDNFGHGGNFSGRGGFGGSRGGGGYGGSGDGYNGFGNDGSNFGGGGSYNDFGNYNNQSSNFGPMKGGNFGGRSSGPYGGGGQYFAKPRNQGGYGGSSSSSSYGSGRRF